The proteins below are encoded in one region of Planctomycetia bacterium:
- a CDS encoding adenylate/guanylate cyclase domain-containing protein, protein MARLCFVSNGKSIERNLQGALITIGRAETNDIVLADLASSSKHAQLRRAEDGWYVEDRGSRNHTFVNGYQVESHRLADRDLIQIGASELTFCADPEFSLLIDEEEIADALGSSVVHTRRVDEEAAQSLDLTRIVQSLKDHRRPAAAGAKSESLDPLALAEAKLLTLQRVSEKLVHAVDGQRLNEEILQIVLEQTRADRGVLCLLNAEGKPVPIVAHGLQPGESVRISRTVLKRLLDERCGLLISPDTSSAGAYATLDQMGVTSAMCVPLWTGEEIIGALLLESTRPDHVFGAADLELLLVVAHQASIGIQRGRLTERVEEEQRVRKFLAQFLDHRVVARISQTGATDDALAPREQQVTILFTDIVSFTKLSEGLPPTDVAAFVQQYLTAMTDIVFKYGGTIDKYIGDAIMALFGAPVTGEDDATAAVQAALEMRRTLPTITPPGASKTELRARFGINTGTVVVGMIGSKRRAEYTAIGDAVNVASRIQTFARPNEICIDEVTKSKVEARFVMEEIGMIDVKNRLQPLAVFKVLGERLQPVSKPSG, encoded by the coding sequence GTGGCCCGTCTTTGCTTCGTTTCGAACGGGAAGTCGATCGAACGCAATTTGCAAGGCGCGTTGATCACAATCGGCCGGGCCGAAACGAACGACATCGTGCTGGCGGACCTCGCCTCGTCGAGCAAGCACGCGCAACTGCGGCGCGCGGAGGACGGCTGGTATGTTGAAGACCGCGGGAGCCGGAACCATACCTTCGTCAACGGCTACCAGGTGGAGTCGCACCGGCTGGCGGACCGCGATCTGATCCAGATTGGCGCGTCGGAGTTGACGTTTTGCGCCGATCCCGAGTTCAGCCTGCTGATCGACGAGGAAGAGATCGCCGACGCCCTGGGCAGTTCGGTGGTGCATACGCGGCGCGTCGATGAGGAAGCGGCGCAATCGCTCGACCTGACGCGGATCGTGCAATCGCTCAAAGACCATCGCCGGCCCGCCGCGGCGGGAGCGAAATCGGAATCGCTCGACCCACTGGCGCTGGCGGAGGCTAAGCTTCTGACGTTGCAGCGCGTGAGCGAAAAGCTGGTCCACGCCGTCGACGGGCAACGGCTCAACGAAGAGATCCTGCAGATCGTGCTGGAGCAGACGCGTGCCGACCGCGGCGTGTTGTGCCTGCTCAACGCCGAAGGCAAGCCGGTGCCAATTGTTGCACATGGTCTGCAGCCGGGGGAATCGGTGCGGATCAGTCGCACCGTGCTCAAGCGGTTGCTGGACGAACGGTGCGGACTCTTGATCTCGCCTGATACCAGTTCCGCGGGAGCCTATGCGACGCTGGATCAGATGGGCGTCACTTCGGCGATGTGCGTACCGCTCTGGACCGGCGAAGAAATCATCGGCGCGCTGCTGTTGGAATCCACGCGGCCGGATCATGTATTCGGCGCGGCGGACCTGGAATTGCTGCTCGTGGTCGCGCATCAGGCGTCGATCGGAATCCAGCGCGGACGGTTGACGGAACGGGTCGAGGAAGAGCAGCGGGTGCGGAAGTTTCTTGCGCAATTTCTCGATCACCGCGTCGTGGCGCGGATTTCCCAGACCGGAGCGACGGACGACGCCCTGGCGCCGCGCGAGCAGCAGGTGACAATTCTGTTCACGGATATCGTTTCGTTCACCAAGCTCAGCGAGGGACTCCCGCCGACCGATGTGGCGGCCTTTGTGCAACAGTACCTGACGGCGATGACCGACATCGTATTCAAGTACGGCGGCACGATCGACAAATACATCGGCGACGCGATTATGGCCCTCTTCGGCGCGCCGGTCACCGGCGAGGACGACGCCACGGCGGCCGTGCAAGCCGCGCTCGAAATGCGCCGCACTTTGCCGACGATCACGCCGCCCGGCGCGAGCAAGACTGAGTTGCGCGCAAGATTTGGCATCAATACTGGGACGGTCGTCGTGGGCATGATCGGCTCGAAGCGCCGCGCGGAATACACTGCCATCGGCGACGCGGTGAACGTAGCGTCGCGGATTCAAACCTTCGCGCGGCCGAACGAGATCTGCATCGACGAAGTCACCAAGAGCAAGGTGGAAGCTCGCTTCGTGATGGAAGAGATCGGCATGATCGACGTGAAAAACCGTTTGCAGCCGCTGGCGGTGTTCAAGGTGCTCGGGGAGCGGTTGCAGCCGGTGAGCAAGCCAAGCGGGTGA
- a CDS encoding metallophosphoesterase, with product MQDRLSRSPGLRPPWELLRELLPLRSSIAVRRFAGHAVHATQLERPLRIVHVTDLHVGRVTPMRVQFEAAALANAAKPDLIALTGDFVCHGQRYLDELRDVLVRFEGPVYATLGNHDHWSGSREIRQVLRKANIEVLDNAHTVVEIAGQKVQIVGVDDAYTGHADVKKAVRGLHHDLPAIALSHIAEEAESLWEHGVPLVLSGHTHAGQVTVAGLNEMIFGRMIGHRYVHGLYGTRQTGPPSGAVYVGAGIGAAVMPLRVGQRAKREVTIFELGLPPGSIDEEHGEQLGHAGRPPTARKQAQRAAKVVRNQEKRERAANRTRRK from the coding sequence ATGCAGGACCGCCTTTCACGTTCGCCGGGGCTGCGACCTCCCTGGGAATTGCTGCGCGAATTGCTGCCACTGCGGTCGTCGATCGCCGTCCGCCGTTTCGCCGGGCACGCCGTCCACGCCACGCAGTTGGAACGCCCGCTGCGGATCGTGCATGTCACCGACCTGCACGTCGGCCGCGTGACGCCCATGCGGGTCCAATTCGAGGCCGCGGCGCTCGCCAACGCCGCCAAGCCAGACTTAATCGCATTGACCGGCGATTTCGTCTGCCACGGGCAAAGATATCTCGACGAGCTGCGCGACGTCCTCGTGCGTTTCGAGGGTCCGGTCTACGCCACGCTCGGCAACCACGACCATTGGTCCGGCTCGCGGGAAATCCGCCAGGTGCTGCGCAAGGCGAACATAGAAGTGCTGGACAACGCTCACACCGTCGTGGAAATCGCCGGGCAGAAAGTACAGATCGTAGGCGTCGACGACGCTTACACCGGCCACGCCGACGTCAAGAAAGCGGTTCGCGGGCTGCATCACGACCTGCCCGCGATCGCCCTCTCCCACATCGCCGAAGAGGCGGAATCGCTCTGGGAGCACGGCGTGCCGCTCGTGCTTTCGGGACACACGCACGCCGGCCAGGTCACCGTCGCGGGATTAAATGAAATGATCTTCGGCCGCATGATCGGCCATCGCTACGTCCATGGCCTCTATGGCACACGTCAAACCGGCCCCCCGTCGGGCGCGGTCTACGTTGGCGCCGGCATCGGCGCGGCGGTGATGCCGCTCCGCGTCGGCCAGCGCGCGAAGCGTGAAGTCACGATCTTCGAACTCGGCCTGCCGCCCGGCAGTATCGACGAAGAACACGGGGAACAACTCGGCCACGCCGGCCGCCCGCCGACGGCTCGCAAACAAGCGCAACGCGCGGCGAAAGTTGTCCGCAATCAGGAAAAGCGCGAACGCGCGGCGAATCGTACGCGGCGGAAGTGA
- a CDS encoding tRNA-dihydrouridine synthase, with amino-acid sequence MLPFKPLQIGPVAIGFPVVQAALSGYSDWAMRMIARRLGAPYTLCEVVLDRIVIQAGKKTRLKRLRVTADEQPVGGQLMGSDPVEFGRAARELALVGFRVIDINFGCPVKKVLGRCRGGYHLSRPDVALEIVSRVREAVPSEIPVTVKMRRGIDDTAESRDKFFEIFDGAFARGIAAATVHGRTVEQRYVGPSRWSFLSEVKRHAGDRIILGSGDLFTAADCLNMLRETGVDGVTAARGAIGNPWIFRQAQALAAGEPLPAPPSLFEQRAVIEEHYRLAEQIYGLEPCCRQMRKFGIKYSQLHPEPLALREAFISVRQPGEWQQVLDRWYAEDLPGRHPSVAEQADTVETDCGVS; translated from the coding sequence ATGCTTCCATTCAAACCTTTGCAGATTGGTCCGGTCGCGATTGGCTTTCCGGTCGTACAGGCTGCGCTCAGCGGGTACAGCGACTGGGCGATGCGGATGATCGCGCGGCGGTTGGGGGCGCCCTACACGTTGTGCGAAGTGGTGTTGGACCGGATCGTGATCCAGGCCGGAAAAAAGACGCGGTTGAAACGGCTCCGCGTCACGGCGGACGAGCAGCCGGTCGGCGGACAACTCATGGGGAGCGACCCGGTGGAGTTCGGCCGCGCCGCGCGCGAGTTGGCGTTGGTGGGCTTCCGTGTGATCGACATCAATTTCGGTTGCCCCGTGAAGAAGGTGCTCGGACGGTGCCGCGGCGGCTATCACTTGAGTCGGCCCGACGTGGCATTGGAGATCGTTTCCCGGGTGCGCGAGGCGGTGCCATCAGAGATTCCCGTCACGGTGAAAATGCGGCGCGGCATAGATGATACGGCCGAAAGCAGGGACAAGTTCTTCGAGATCTTCGACGGGGCGTTCGCGCGCGGCATCGCGGCGGCCACCGTGCATGGCCGCACGGTGGAGCAGCGCTACGTCGGGCCGAGCCGCTGGTCATTCCTGAGCGAAGTGAAGCGGCACGCCGGCGATCGCATCATCCTGGGGAGCGGCGATCTGTTCACCGCCGCCGATTGCCTGAACATGCTGCGCGAGACGGGCGTCGATGGCGTGACCGCGGCGCGCGGGGCGATCGGCAACCCATGGATTTTCCGGCAAGCGCAAGCGCTCGCGGCGGGAGAGCCGCTGCCAGCGCCGCCCAGCTTGTTCGAGCAACGCGCCGTAATTGAAGAACACTACCGGCTCGCGGAGCAAATCTACGGGCTGGAGCCGTGCTGTCGGCAGATGCGCAAATTCGGCATCAAATACTCGCAACTGCACCCGGAACCGTTGGCCCTACGCGAAGCGTTCATCAGCGTCCGTCAACCCGGCGAATGGCAGCAAGTGCTGGATCGGTGGTACGCCGAAGACCTGCCCGGGCGTCATCCATCCGTGGCGGAACAAGCGGACACGGTCGAAACCGACTGCGGAGTGAGTTGA